One genomic segment of Pempheris klunzingeri isolate RE-2024b chromosome 21, fPemKlu1.hap1, whole genome shotgun sequence includes these proteins:
- the LOC139221112 gene encoding uncharacterized protein: MEWKSNLRRAQSLRSFPSSCDKSLWAEAGLQDKTTSVSQLVTRYQTTVERSTATQETSVDNGGAKPKQVIKEIASIVETKETHLESPTWRHDERKRSQAKTSLTRSKSMGSLQNSAGSINALRALFESKAATDNKVKSTFRTGSLTLPHKAANITPVMNGEAEEVWSYAEEPNTQIPADTPVNDPKTDAREHHVPQKVVNHTRMPRRKTIGGIDFEKIAASQADEKRRSVADFRDSSFTQTKEKLCVSVKAMSALYLSKVAPQESTHSLLKPAQDQSSESGKQFKLTKFQTACQEMCSACMKPVYSMEKVTAGKHTLHKSCFCCKQCKKKLSMYNYAPLYGEFYCIFHYQQLFRRKGNYDEGFGRAQHKNRWLLRNTAGMASIDSESEA; the protein is encoded by the exons ATGGAGTGGAAGAGTAACCTGAGGCGTGCCCAGTCACTCAGGAGCTTCCCCTCGTCATGTGACAAGTCCCTCTGGGCAGAGGCAGGACTGCAGGATAAGACAACATCTGTGTCCCAGCTAGTCACCAG GTATCAAACTACAGTGGAAAGAAGCACAGCCACTCAAGAAACTTCAGTAGATAATGGTGGAGCAAAGCCAAAGCAGGTGATAAAAGAG ATAGCATCTATTGTGGAGACTAAAGAGACTCATCTAGAGTCTCCGACGTGGAGACACGACGAGAGGAAAAGGTCTCAAGCAAAGACCAGCTTGACCCGCAGTAAGTCAATGGGGAGCCTTCAAAACAGTGCTGGGTCCATAAACGCCCTGAGGGCTCTGTTTGAGTCAAAGGCTGCCACAGATAACAAAGTGAAGAGCACTTTCAGAACTGGAAGTCTCACGTTACCTCACAAGGCAGCAAACATCACGCCAGTGATGAATGGAGAGGCTGAGGAGGTATGGAGCTACGCAGAGGAACCGAACACTCAAATTCCAGCTGATACTCCAGTTAATGATCCTAAAACGGATGCAAGAGAACATCATGTGCCTCAAAAG GTGGTGAATCACACCCGGATGCCAAGGAGAAAAACAATAGGGGGTATCGATTTTGAAAAAATTGCAGCCTCTCAAGCTG ATGAAAAAAGGAGGTCAGTTGCAGATTTCAGAGACAGCTCCTTCACCCAAACTAAGGAGAAACTGTGTGTCTCGGTGAAAGCGATGTCTGCCCTCTATCTGTCAAAGGTGGCACCTCAGGAATCAACTCACAGCCTTTTAAAACCG GCACAAGATCAGTCATCTGAATCTGGGAAACAGTTCAAACTAACCAAG TTTCAAACAGCTTGCCAAGAGATGTGTTCAGCCTGTATGAAGCCAGTTTATTCAATGGAAAAGGTTACTGCAGgcaaacacactttacacaAATCATGCTTCTGTTGTAAACAATGCAAGAAAAAACTGAG CATGTACAATTATGCACCTTTGTATGGGGAATTCTACTGCATATTTCACTACCAACAACTGTTCAGAAGAAAAGGGAATTACGATGAGGGCTTTGGACGTGCTCAACACAAGAACCGATGGCTTCTGAGGAATACTGCTGGCATGGCGTCAATTGACTCTGAGTCTGAGGCATAA